TTACGCAGTTTCCATGGGTTAGCTAATTTTACAAGAGGtttatcaaaaatttcagtAGTATTGTTGCCCCAATGACAAAGTGTTTGAAGAAAGGGAAGTTTCAGTGGGGAGAAGAAGCAGCCAACAGCTTTGCCATCCTTAAAGAGAAGCTATGTACAATACCAGTACTTGCACTTTCAAACTTTGACAAGCTGTTTGAAGTAGATTGTGATGCTAGTGGAGTGGGAATAGGAGCTATTTTGTCTCAAAAGAAGAGGCCGGTTGCATTTTTCAGTGAAAAGCTCAGCGATGCAAGGCGCAAATGGAGCACTTATGATAAGAAATTCTATTTTGTATTTCGCACTCTTAAAATATGGAAACATTACTTGTTTGTAAAGGAGTTCGTGATTTATTCAGACTATGAGGCCTTAAAGTACTTGAACAGTAAAAAACAGATTAGTACTGATATGCATGCACGATGGTGTCAATACTTGCAGaagtttcttttttgttttgaaGCATAAATTTTGTGTATAGAATCGGGTAGCTAATGCTTTGAGCCAGAGAGTAATACTGCTGACCTTGAGTCAGGAGATAATTgggtttgagcatttgaaagaggAATATGCTCAGGATGAtgattttgaagagatatggtcCTAGGTATCTACTAATCACCcagttttttcattttatttatctgACGTTTACTTGATGCTTGAGAACCAGCtatgctttcataaaatattcTTAAGGGAGAAGGTGATTAGTGATTTGCATGGAGGCGGACTAGTAGGTCACCTTAGGAGGGACAAGACTCTAGCAGCTGTCAAGGAAAGATTTTACTGGCTACACCTGAAAAGGCATGTCTACAGATTTGTAGAGAAGTGTTACACCTATCAGAGATTCAAGGGCCAATCTAAGAACAATGGCTTAGATCTACCTGTGCTAGTCCTAGAAAATATTTGGAAAGATTCTATGCAGTTTGTGTTGGGACTGTCTCGTACACAAAGAGGTGTTGATTCTGTTTTTATTGTGGTTGACAAGTTTTCAAAGATGTCACACTTTATTCCTTGTAAGAAAACCTCAGATGCAGTTATTATTACTAGGTTGTTTTTCAAAGAGGTTGTCCGTCTTCATGGGGTTCCAAAATTTATTACCTCAGACTGTGACAGGAAGTTCCTTAGCTGTTTTTGGAGGACACTGTAGAAACTATTTGATTTCTCTTTGCAATTCAGCAGTACTGCTCACCTGTAGATTGACGGCCAAATAGAAGTAGTCAACCGAACCCTTGGCAACCTGATTCACAATCTTTGTGGGGATAAACTGAAGCAATGTGATCTTGTTCTTCCTCAAGCTAAATTTGCTTATAACAGTGCACTCCATAGTGCTATTGGTTGTTCACCTTTTTCTGTTGTCTACACCAAGATACCACAACAAACATTAGATTTGATTAAGTTGCCAAAAGGTGCAGATGCTAGTGTTCCAGCAAAGACATAGCAGAGCAGATTGTGGATGTGCATAAAGAAGTCAAGTAGAAATTGGAGCAAGCAAGCTCAAAGTACAAGCAAGTTGCAGATAAGCATAGGTGAGAAGAAGTCTTCCAAGTTGGAGATGCAGTGATGAAGTTCTTGCACAAGTAGAGGTTCTTAGTTGGTACATTCAGCAAGCTGCAACCCAAAAAGTATAGACCCTATTCAGTACTTAGGCGCATCAATGACAATGTTTATATAATAAATCTTCCTGACACTATGGATATTTTCAAGACATTTAATGTGACGAACATATCCAAATACTATGACTCTGATACTCCTCTGTATTCCAATCTTCCGCTCCACTTGAGGACGAGTTCTTTCCCAGTGGAGGAGAAATGGGGACGAGATGGGTCGTAATATTTAGTTCGGACAGACCGGCCCAAACGTGACCCTTAAgcaataaaaaaacattttgcCCATAACTTTTATTATGCATGTCAAAATCAATTCTGAAAGTTCGTTCAGAGATATACATTTATTACCTGTCTTTGGCTTCGTACAACCCGTCACAAGGCCTAAGAACATTATTTAGGGTTTCAAAATGGCTTTTGAAATCTTTTTTGTCAatattttgagatttttttttgtaCATCTATTTAAAACTAGtgttatattttatgaaaaaacttattttctatTCAGAATTATACATTTTTCTCTAAGTTTACATAGAATTTACTTTTGAATACTTTTACACTGcgtcaaaaaatatttaaaacagcttaagataataaaaattttacaatagAGGGTAGGAGAAAAATTGTTGAAACCATATCATTTTCGAGCAATACAATTTTCAGCTATATATTTTTGTATAAAACCTGCATTAAAAGAAGtttagaaaatatttagcttaatttatgaagATTATCTTATAAATACTAaatgattataaattatttaaaatttataaatattaaaattttaaataattgttttagttaaaatatttaaaagtgattACTAAATAGGTGAAATATTTGAGTAACAAATAATTTATgagtatatttattattaaaattactaaaaaaacattaaataagATATAGTAATTTGTCACTTCCTTGATGCAGCCAAAATAATAATGGAAGTAGGCAATGATCCATGAGTTGTGcggatatttttaattttcaaaattattaataaaatgaataataatattaaaatttaaaaataaaaaatgtaaaaaaaaaataaaaaatatatctttCATATATGAcctattagaaaagaaaaataaatgtttgcgtaaatttatctttatatcttcaatttttttcttggccaataaaattaaaattttaacattataGTTACgattttaactaataaattaagtaattaattaaaattataatatgttaaagTTTATTATAATAAACTAATCTCATATCCTAATTTGAAAAATTGCGTTAAAccacaagtttttttttttttttttaattaatcctTATATAAACATAAAAGAGACTATTAGATCATAAAAATAGAGGCATATTATCTTTACTAGGTTTATCTGTCAtcattcatatatatattaaaataatatttcatttattttatattttttatatatattaagaaatataatttttttattatatttttttaaatatattaaattttattaaatatttagaaatattttgagatattttttaaaaataaaataaaagattataatgttcaatttatatattattataatttaaaaaaaataaattgatgatCGCTGTATTTTCCCACCCGGTCAGGGGCCAAACCCACGATAACGGCTCATCATTCGAAAGCCCACACATTTTCTGCACTAACTGGTTAGACCCATTCGAGTCTTGATACCGGGCCCCTCTAAATTTCTCAACCAGGCCGGCCTCGCCTTCACTGCTCCTCGGGCCGAACCCCTTTGGGTCCAGTTTTGTTCCTATCTTCCGGCCCAGCCCGGAACCGGAAGGAAAATTCATCCATCTGCCTTGTGGACTCATCTACACGCGCAcagagagaatcagaggccgttacgcatggggcagagatctgattccctcgtacgtccgtatcaacgtagcagggacaggtggtctaatgatatacgttctgttagcacgtcactagcagataaaagaaaacatataaaaggagtaATACTCTTCTCTATGTTTAAACTTttttcagttttacagaacccactGTAAAACTCTATTTCTCTGGATTTCAGATATCATaaacaatattaaatttttataaattaatattcgcATCATTACAagctaatttattgaataatttatCCGATCAAAGCTCAAAAGTCTCCTTCAAAGCATAAAATTCAAAATGTTTGTTTTATGAGTCTAATATGGAGATTGGAGATAGGAAAATAgccttacaatataaaaaaacttGCAATACCATTGGTTCAATCCATTAAGCTagaaattttctatttattatgatttttttttcctgccTTTCCCTATCCAAAGTGTAAAAGTTGCTTTGAAAATTTGCGGTTACCAACTAATCAAATCATAATTCCCTCTACAAAATTCAAGTTATTTCCTTCGTCAAGGGAAGaaaatcttaattatttattttatcaagcACCTAGACCATTGAAGTCACTGCCACACATCACAATCAAATCAATTACCGTTGAAATAAGATTTGATACATTAAACCATTCGttgattattaaatatttcaaaaaaatttaattccgttaattttttatattaatttttttatttaaaatgtaaaattttagtttttttaattaaaaaatttcattttaaaataaaattaaaatttcatataattttataagattcatttgattttttttttcaaaattaatcatGCTAAATAAatggtaaaaataaaataaaataaaaaaggaaaattgcTAGTATTATTGTGCTTTTATATCCCACATTCTCAATTTCAATTGATTTAGTTTCCCCTGTATACCAAACTTTACATGGAGTTTCATCTATTTCCCCTCTTTGCTTTATTGCTTGTTTTAGAAGGAATTAATTCTTCCCTCCTACCAGCAGAGGTGTATTGGAGATCCAAGTTACCAAACACTCCCTTGCCAAAAGCTCTACAGGATCTTTTAAAGCCTGCAGGTTCCCTTTTCCACTTAGAGCAAATAAGCTTGATTCattcttttccatttttctttttttttaaattaaagtacTCTCTTCCTGTTGATTTGCAATTGTATTTTCAGcagatgaaagaaagaaaatcacTTATTCTTTCTCGGAGGATGCTGTTGGAGCAAGGATATGCTATGAAATTAGTTACTGGGAAAAAATGACAAAAATATCTAACCAAAATTCTATACCCAGTAATACAACTACTATATTTTTCTTACAGGATGATCTCCTTCCTGGAAAAAAGATGAAGCTCGCCTTCACTAAATCTACAAATGGGTCAAATTTCCTGCCCCGTGAAATTGCAGAATCCATACCCTTTTCAACCAACAAGCTATCAGAAATTTTAAACCATTTCTCAATAAACCCCAGATCAAAAGAAGCTGAAATCATGAAAATCACCATTGAAGAATGTGAAGCACCAAACCTTAGAGGACAAGACAAATACTGTGCAACATCATTAGAATCATTGGTTGATTTTGCCATTGGAAAGTATGGAAAAAATGTTGAAGCTGTTTTGAATGAGGCAGAAGAAGAGAATGAGTCTCAAGAGTATACAATTCTCAAGGGAATCATAATGGTTGGAGAGGAGCAGATAGTGTGCCATAGGGAGAGATATGTGTATGCTGTATTTTATTGTCATACCATCAAATTCACAAAGGTTTATAGTATTTCAATGGTGGGTGAAGATGGCTCTAAGGCTAAAGCAATTGTTGTTTGCCACACAGATACTTCAGCTTGGAGCCCAAAGCACTATGCCTTCCAGGTCCTCAAGGTTAAGCCTGGAGGACCTCCAATTTGCCACTTCCTTAATGATGATGCCATTGTCTGGGTTCCTTACTAAGTTGTGTACGTTTATGCATTTATATTATACTAAAAACGTACTTAATGTTTATTTCTGCTTAAAGTTTAATGAGTCTAATTTGATTAAATAGTTAAAGATATATATTTCGTATGATTCGACCACTCTCTTAATAAAAATGATAGTTAAATTATGCTATTCATTTATCAATTTGTAGTTAATAAGAATATATTTCTGTTTTTATTTTGTGATAATgaattgataaataaatttcCATTTACAATTTTGTTtcataattcattaattaactaatttttttataactatTAGACATAGcgaattatttacttttttttttacatattattattatttaaaaaaattggactaaactgaattaaataaaaatatccggtatataatatttatactaATATTTATGAGAATTAATTGAAGTgattaaatattcaaataaatagaatcataattaattctaaaaaggtaaatttttgataattttaactTGTTATCCTCATTTTTGGAGTTGTCTTCAAAACGATAGCTATCTGCTGACTCTCCTTGCGGACTTATGCCATCCCGGCTTGTATTTTTGGAGAGGTTCACTTTGTTTTTCAGTGTAGGTATTTCTGGGGCATACGAGCTACCGTCTCTATTTAGTAGCCGACTCTTTAGAATCTATGACCCTTAAGGCTAGAAACAATAGTGGGAGCAATGCCCCCTCTTCGTAATCTTTAGTAGTGGAATTGGCAAGTCTGTAGCTGAGTTTTGGTTTCTGATATACTCTTTCTTCTTTTGGTCTCCCTTCATAAATGCCGCATCTTGGATCAAGTCTCAAATTCTAGTATTAGTTGAATCTATTTTCAGAGCTTCAATCGGATGTCATTGGAGGATTCGCAAGTGTAACTATGGACGCCTCCTCCTTCCAAGGAGGTGGGGTTTGGGGTTTCATGTCTAAAAAAGTAAGATACTTGACtaatgatttaaataaaatacgGGGTCCCGAGTTGAGGCATTATTTACACTGGTCCCCAGTGAGCGACAAGCACCGGCTCTCTCCATTGTCCCACTGAAGCTCTGAAAATAGACTTTTGTGAATCCTCCAATATCTAGGGACGCGTCCACAGTGGAGGATTCGCAAAGCACTAGCTAGAGCGACAAGCACTTGCTAGTGGAATTGACAAGCATTATTTAAACTGGCCCTCCTATATCCGTCCAAACTAAACGACAAGCACTAGCTCTCTCCATCTACAACCACCAATGCTTACACATTTCTAGTCATATCACCTTCCTCAGAGCCAATTTGACAAACAGCTTATAGGTGTCCTTACGAACACAAATCTACGATGCCCCTTTTGACTCTTTCACTAAATACACGGGCCTACACTTCCATTATAAAGATATGTTGATTAGACAAATCTACGATGCCCCTTTTGACTCTTTCACTATATACACAAGCCTACACTTCCATTATAAAGATATGTTAATTAGATTCCCAACGAAGTCCAAATTTGAGGCTGTTTAATGCATCTTCTTCAGCCATTGCCTCTCAATCCCCATTTTCTGTTTTCACCCATGTTTCCATTCTCACAGTTCATGGCTTCCAAGCTACAGAAATCACTCTGCTTACCTCCATCACTCCTTTTCCATCTTATTCCTCTCATGGTATTTTCTGTTCATG
The genomic region above belongs to Manihot esculenta cultivar AM560-2 chromosome 3, M.esculenta_v8, whole genome shotgun sequence and contains:
- the LOC122723377 gene encoding BURP domain protein RD22-like isoform X1, which produces MEFHLFPLFALLLVLEGINSSLLPAEVYWRSKLPNTPLPKALQDLLKPAADERKKITYSFSEDAVGARICYEISYWEKMTKISNQNSIPSNTTTIFFLQDDLLPGKKMKLAFTKSTNGSNFLPREIAESIPFSTNKLSEILNHFSINPRSKEAEIMKITIEECEAPNLRGQDKYCATSLESLVDFAIGKYGKNVEAVLNEAEEENESQEYTILKGIIMVGEEQIVCHRERYVYAVFYCHTIKFTKVYSISMVGEDGSKAKAIVVCHTDTSAWSPKHYAFQVLKVKPGGPPICHFLNDDAIVWVPY
- the LOC122723377 gene encoding BURP domain protein RD22-like isoform X2, which codes for MEFHLFPLFALLLVLEGINSSLLPAEVYWRSKLPNTPLPKALQDLLKPADERKKITYSFSEDAVGARICYEISYWEKMTKISNQNSIPSNTTTIFFLQDDLLPGKKMKLAFTKSTNGSNFLPREIAESIPFSTNKLSEILNHFSINPRSKEAEIMKITIEECEAPNLRGQDKYCATSLESLVDFAIGKYGKNVEAVLNEAEEENESQEYTILKGIIMVGEEQIVCHRERYVYAVFYCHTIKFTKVYSISMVGEDGSKAKAIVVCHTDTSAWSPKHYAFQVLKVKPGGPPICHFLNDDAIVWVPY